A region of the Apium graveolens cultivar Ventura chromosome 6, ASM990537v1, whole genome shotgun sequence genome:
AGATATATATGTTCTGTGGTCACTCTGCCTATCCAGCTTTGCTTTATGTTGCGTCATTATGTGCAGTTACAAGGCAGTGAAACATAAATTTTGCTAATGTAATCTTTTgtgtaaatatttattttcttaTATGGTTTAATAAACCTTTGCAGGTAGCTTTCAGGACGAAGGTTTTTCATCCAAATATCAACAGCAATGGAAGCATTTGCCTTGATATATTGAAGGAACAGTGGAGTCCTGCTCTTACTATTTCCAAGGTTTTTTGCTTTATCGCACCAACATCTTTTCATAACATAAACCTTGCTTACAATTAAGATACTTTGCAGAAGATATAATTCGAACAGTTGGGCAAAGGTTTTTCATCCAAATATCGAAGTAATGGCTGGCATTTGCCTTTAAATTTGAAGGAACAGTGGAGTCCTGCTCGTACTATTTCCAAGTTCTTTTGCTTTACCATTGGAAAAAAGTTAAGATACTTTTGTGTTGGAAAAAAATCGACAATACTTTACAGAAGAAATAATCCAAACAGTCTTTTCAATGATACTTCGGTCTTCCTGTATCCATTGCATCATTTTTTGTCTTGTTGAGTAATTAAATATTCTCAATCATAGTCAAGGCTGTTTTGGACATGGATCGTGCTACAAGTAGTCAAGCGTTGTAATTCCATGAAGCTATTTTTTGTAAGAGTACTGTTGGTTACTTGACACGTTCTGCTGTTTATAAAGCAGTTCACACAAACAATTAATAGTATAAAGCAGTTCCAACTTATGTAGCCATATTGTGCAACGcctcattttttttatatattattttttttccaGGTTTTATTGTCAATCTGTTCCTTATTGACAGACCCAAATCCTGATGACCCTCTCGTACCAGAGATAGCCCACATGTACAAGACAGACAGGAGCAAGTATGAGACAACTGCCCGGAGCTGGACCCAAAAGTATGCCATGGGTTAGGGGCGACTCTTTTAACAGAGGTGTGTACTCCGTGGCTTGGGATTTACTACCGTATTTTATGAATGAATGAAAGTATGTTCTGTCTGTTGTAAGATGGATGGATTAAGAAACTCTGAAACTTTCCTCCTTGAAAGTTGAAAGACATCTATGCTTTGTTTTTAATGGGATTCGTCTTAAAAAGAATCGAGATGTTTTTACTGTGATggtgatttattttatttttactgtatttttttattattgtGGTAATTATACAATGGGGACTAGCACTATTATTTGTTTTTACAGGATAGGTATAGCAAGCCTGAACTTGTGCATTCACTAGGAATCTAGGATTGTGTTTTGGAACACGAAACTAAATTCATTCCAAATGCATTGATTTCATATGCTATCAATTTAGTTGGCATTTCAAATTCTCAAATTTGGGGTTATATATGTATCTTATTTAATCGAATCTACTACTAAGCTTTTATTTTGTTTGAGAGAGAAGCTTATTTACTAGCAACTCCAATAACTTAGCTATTTGGGGAGTCTTAAATTAATGGAGAAAAAAACTACTTCAACAATATCCTAGTGATTTATAGGATTCTATAAATTACTAAGATCTACTAAGATCTTCTTCACATTCTTTATTTAATCTCTCTCATCTTCCAACtcttattttataatatatattagaAAGAAGTACTTTCTCTTTCCTTACTTTTTAAAATAATGatatattttaatgataaaatattATATAAGGAATGAATAAAGGGAATGTTGTTGATAAGAATAGATCTTAATGTCTTAAGTTACTAAGAtccaatatttttatattaaatttaggAAACGAACTAAGATgctattggagatgctctaacaGCTCGAATATCAGCCGAAACATCACTCCCTTGAAATGCACAATCAGAACCAAAATGAGATGCTTTGTTAGATGTAAAAACATGTCATCTGTATAAAACCGAGCACCTGAAATTGATTCTAGATTGCCAAACAATCCAGCACTTGAAATGAATTATAAATTAAATCTCCGAGCAAGTCTGGGAATTTTCTTAATTCCCTGCAGAAGGCCTTTAAACTCTTACTGGATCGGGCTTTTGGCCTGCACTGCACCGATGGCCCAATTGAGTGTTTAGTCCTAGACTTTATAATGAGTGTAATGACTAAAGATCAAAATTTaaggaaaataaaataaaatatgtacATGTGTACTATAGAATATTCCCGAATGTAATGTATTTACTTAGTTCTTAACCAGATTAGTTGTTAGTTCTTAGTTACTTTTAACCAGGGCTTTGTTTTAAAGGTATCTCCTCATATGGTCGCAACCTCTGTCCGTGATAATTTTTCGCGGAAAGATAAACCCAAAATTAAGAGAATAAACGCAGATAAAGTGATTTGTATCTTGCattcaaattaattaattttCGTGTTTAACCTATTCAAATCAAGAGAATAAACGCAGATAAAGTGACGTGTATCCCGCATTCAGTTTAATTAATTTACGTGTTAAACCTATTCACTAAAAATTTCTGCATGCTTATTATATCCATAGCTAACATTATTTTAATAAGAGGGAATACAAATTTGCCATAGTATTCCTCCCTAGTCCTCAAAGCATCAAAACTTTAACTTTGTCTTTTGTATTGGTGATTAAAGTTTTAAAGTATAATTTATGCTCGACCAAAAGGGTCGTGTACACGAGTGAAGAGAGTACTTGAATCCTTAAAAACAGGTATTATGCAGTACACTGATTACACATATAGGAGGGGGAAACTACAAGTATATAAATTTGTTTCCCAAAATAGTTACGAAATATTTACTGTTATTTGCTAAATTATATTGGACCTTCTGCTTTCACATTATAGTTGATAATTCGTTCGTTTCGTATTTTTTTGTGTAGTGTATTTTCGTGTTTCGTGTCATTAATGTCTAAGCCAAACCCAAACCCGAACCGTTAAGTTTcgtttcgtgttcgtgtactttcatTTCGTGTACGTTTCGTGTCGTGTTTcatgtaatttaaaattaataataaaactaaagataaataaaatatatatttaaatattaaatttttattagtCGAGTTTTAAGTCAATAAGTCATAAAGACCCAAGTGCGGTCAAGTCttatgaaatttaaatttgaatataTTGTGTATCTatattctgtaaatattatatgtaaaatattattgtaattttgataaatttatttaaatatttatttatttcgtgtATTTTCGTTTGATGCCGTGTACCCAAGTGTAAATTCAAAATCGACACTAAATTCATatgtgtactttcgtgttcgtgtaccaaaaaAGTCAAACCAAACCCGTTATTTTCGTATCATTTTCGTGTAGTGTACGAAATTGCCGGCTCTAGTTCACATTAATAACATCAATTAAATTAGTTTATACAATCATATCGGCTATGGCAAGTTATTTGATAACAAtattttgtaacagtttttgcGACTCCGACATTACTTTTAGTTGGGTggattttatttttttttgacaaatatgacTTATAACCTTACAAATAAGTATCTGTTTTCAGAAATCTCGGGTTGGGCGAGAATCGAACCCAGtggatttttttatttttttttaacaaatatGACTTATATCCTTATAAATTAGTATCTGTTTTCAGAAATCTCGGATTGAGCGAGGATCGAACACAGTATCTAGGACGACAGATAATAAACTCTTAATCACTATCCAACCGTGCTCGTCTGGTTGGAAATTGATCAAGTGGAACTTagacataattaattaaatcatcaATTATAGGCAAGAATGATAGAGTAATCATTCCAACTTTCCAGTCTAATCTTCCATTTTGAGTAATTATAATGACTTTACTTTTTAGATGGATAAAATACAATCTAATTAATTTAAGGGGATATTGCTAAAGTCTACAAGTTGGCAAGTGAGCTGCACATGCATGCACTGTGAAATTAATTGTATCCCTCACGGACGGTGGAAGCATGAACGTCGCCGGTGACCTGCTGATTTTCGCCGCACATTTGTTGGTTCAAGTATGTATAGGAGGATCTAGTAAGGGAACACCTGGATACGCGTTTCCCGTAAAATTAAATTTTACAGTTttctatttttaaattttttaaaaatatatgaaagTGCATACGACTCGTACATCACTGTCTTCTCCTTTTATCCTGCGAGCTAACGACTCGTACATACGGTGAGGGCTGTTATAGTTTTAAGTAGACTGGACTCgagaatttcttcttcatattCTTTTTTGTTGATTTCTGTGTTATTCGCACACACTTATATTATTACACTTTCTACATAACCATACTTGAAATTCTAACTAGAGCTCAAATCTCTTCTTATTCACGTTAGTCATCACGTATGTGTTAAAActcaataattaataatattttgtACATTGAATCTATGATCAAGACATAAATATTCTTGATGTGTTGATTAGTTTCCATTAACAAGCCGTTAAAAAAGCTTAATAATTTGACTCCATTTTGTGGCTAAAAGTAAGCATCTTGTTAAAAGCTTAACATGAGCCAACCCAAATATACCACTTGAAGTGATTTGAAAATAATAATCAATTTAAGCTCAAGAAACAAAACAGTACAGACATTAATGTAAATTGTTTATTGGTAGTAAAACAAATCTGAAATATTCAGGAAATTTAAAGAATTTGTCGAATGTGGTGTATTTTCTTTATTTGTCTTTTGTCTTTGGTTTCTTGCACTCTGGTTTTGGCAGTGTCCAAGAAATCCACAGGCTTTTATTTTGTCTTTTGTTAAATTAAATATATCAATAACAAGTATGAATATATATTATATACAGGGAGTTGTTCCCCAGGCATCGTTGAATGGGATACAGCTGCCGCCATAAAGAATTGCGGTAGTACACCGTAATGAAATATTGCGTAAGcctgcaatgaaacattgcggatGGTGTATCTCAACAAAGCTGGTTGGGAATAATTTgccttatatataaataaatagaATACATTACTTTTCAAGGGGTGTCATTTAGTTTTCTTTTTCTTAAGTTACGAGCGATAGACTtatatttgaaatttgatataTATTATTTCCTCCATCGCAATTCAGTCCGTTAATTATTTTTTAATCTTTattgtaaataaaaatttaatattgaaaattttatttacaacaagaaaattttaaaaaaattatggaaTAATGCGGTTAATACTCCTAAATATACATAATATACGCGTAAAATTTAAAGTGAATAATTAGTTTAGGAGAGCACGGTTCAAATGTTCAAGATTTTATCCTATGTTGTCACAAGTTCTAGGTTTGATCGTTCTCACCTGAAAATTTATGAGAACGGATACTCAATTGTAAAGTTAGAAGTCATATTTTTTAAACAAATAGTTTAGGACGATGGAGTATATTATTCGGTCGATCAAAAATTAATTAAACTTTAAAATGTAAGGATATCATATGTAGAATTCAAGAACCTAATGATAATTGTTGGGAAAGTCATTTAGACAAGGGTATTACAAAACTACTCctttgatttttttaaattaaattatatttgTTTTGAATAATTAGATTGTGGTGTTTTTATAAATAACATATTGTTAGGTGTGTGGAATGTATGAAAATGATGTTTTATAGTCCaacgaatttatttatttaaattttaatgtttaaaattatttgatattgtatatatgaaatttaaaatacaaaaaCAACATTTATAAGTTAAAAAATACCAttttaaaattgaattaaaaaAACGAATAAACATATCCCAAATTTTAATTTACCGCGTAATCTAAGtacaaataaaaagaaaaatgTTAAATTCAGagctattttttaatttttagagCAAATATGCTGTGAAAAGACGATATTATTATTGATATACATTCAGGGAGGACAATTTAGTCTTTTAATAACTTATTTGCTCCGGATGTTAAAAATGAGCTCTGGATTTAACATTTTCCAAATATAAACTAATAATTATGATATCATACAGAAAAAGTTAAGAATTGTCTTCTTTTGTACTCCGTCcatttcaattgtttacattttttagagagttttcgacac
Encoded here:
- the LOC141666902 gene encoding ubiquitin-conjugating enzyme E2-17 kDa is translated as MASKRILKELKDLQKDPPTSCSAGPVAEDMFHWQATIMGPPDSPYAGGVFLVTIHFPPDYPFKPPKVAFRTKVFHPNINSNGSICLDILKEQWSPALTISKVLLSICSLLTDPNPDDPLVPEIAHMYKTDRSKYETTARSWTQKYAMG